Proteins encoded in a region of the Suricata suricatta isolate VVHF042 chromosome 10, meerkat_22Aug2017_6uvM2_HiC, whole genome shotgun sequence genome:
- the LOC115304463 gene encoding LOW QUALITY PROTEIN: olfactory receptor 6C3-like (The sequence of the model RefSeq protein was modified relative to this genomic sequence to represent the inferred CDS: inserted 3 bases in 2 codons): MNHTVIXEFVLLSLSDDPDLQNVILLFLFITYILSVAGNLTIITLTSVDPHLQTPMYFFLRNFSFLEISFTTVCIPRFGGAIITRDKTISYDNCATQLFFFIFMGVTEFYILTAMSYDRYVAICKPLHYSTIMNRKLCTLLVLCAWVGGFLTVFPPLMLLLQLDYCASNVIDHFACDYFPXLQLSCSDTSLLEVIGFYLALVTLLFTLALVILSYMYIIRTILKIPSASRRKKAFSTCSSHMIVISISYGSCIFMYANPSAKERASLTKGVAILNTSVAPMLNPFIYTLRNQQVKQAFKDVVHKVAFSSYR, encoded by the exons atGAACCACACAGTGAT AGAGTTTGTCCTGCTCAGCCTTTCTGATGATCCTGACCTTCAGAATGTGATTTTGCTCTTCttattcatcacatacatattaAGTGTCGCTGGAAACCTGACTATCATCACCCTAACCTCGGTGGACCCTCATCTACAGACAccaatgtatttcttccttcGAAACTTCTCCTTCTTAGAAATATCATTTACAACTGTATGTATTCCTAGATTTGGGGGGGCAATTATCACCAGGGATAAGACTATTTCCTATGACAATTGTGCAACccaactctttttctttattttcatgggAGTGACAGAATTCTACATTCTCACTGCCATGTCCTATGATCGCtacgtggccatctgcaagcctcTGCATTACAGCACCATCATGAACAGGAAACTCTGcaccttgctcgtgctctgtgcgTGGGTGGGAGGCTTCCTGACCGTTTTCCCACCCCTCATGCTTCTGCTCCAGCTGGATTACTGCGCTTCCAATGTCATTGATCACTTTGCATGTGACTATTTTC TTTTACAACTGTCTTGTTCAGATACATCGCTCCTAGAAGTCATCGGTTTCTACTTAGCTTTGGTTACTTTGCTATTCACTCTGGCACTGGTGATTTTATCTTACATGTATATTATCAGAACTATTTTGAAAATCCCATCTGCCAGTCGGAGGAAAAAGGCTTTCTCCACATGCTCGTCTCATATGATTGTCATCTCTATCTCTTATGGAAGCTGTATCTTTATGTATGCCAACCCCTCTGCGAAAGAAAGGGCATCACTGACCAAGGGAGTAGCTATTCTCAATACCTCTGTTgcccccatgctgaaccccttcatttACACTCTGAGAAACCAGCAGGTGAAGCAAGCCTTCAAAGATGTGGTGCATAAAGTAGCATTTTCTTCATATAGGTGA